Within Candidatus Methanomethylicota archaeon, the genomic segment AGAAGGAAGCCGACAATCATGCTGAGAATAACCCATAAAGTGAGGTATTTTTCAAATAAGCCTAAAGTAACCCGACTTTCAGACATTTTATACGCCTCCCCATTTTCTAATGTCACAATTTTTCTCCTTTGACGTAAATGTAGAATATGGTTTCTCCTAAGCGGAATTCGCTATTTAAAAGGTAGTGATAACCTCCTCTATGTTCAGGAATTGTGTTTTTGTGGTGGCGTTCTTCCCATATCTGTTTTAATTGAGGTGTAAGATCAACGATTTCTATGTTCTTCAAGCCTGCATTTGTCATCCATTCCTTGAAGTCGTTTTTGGTGGCATAGCATAGGTAATTTAGACCTATTGATTTGAGTTCATTTCCAACGTGTTCTGGAATTCTCTTTGTGGCAATAACGTCTGTTAGTATCATCTTCCCACCCCTCCTTAATACACGAGCCATCTCAACTTGCCCTATCTCTGTTGGTGTAGGTGTGGGGAATATTATGAATTCACTGATTAAAGCATCAAACTCTTCATCGGGAAATGGAATCCTATATTTCTCAGCTCTATGAAATTCTATGATGCCTTCCAACCCATTTTCCCTTAATCTTTCCAAGCTC encodes:
- a CDS encoding class I SAM-dependent methyltransferase, encoding MTQWTEDEVKKLSAVILERIYEDLKPLDAKKILLLCSGEGDVAFWLAGKEKDFNGKIMGLELDEGCLKRSLERLRENGLEGIIEFHRAEKYRIPFPDEEFDALISEFIIFPTPTPTEIGQVEMARVLRRGGKMILTDVIATKRIPEHVGNELKSIGLNYLCYATKNDFKEWMTNAGLKNIEIVDLTPQLKQIWEERHHKNTIPEHRGGYHYLLNSEFRLGETIFYIYVKGEKL